In the genome of Carnobacterium pleistocenium FTR1, one region contains:
- a CDS encoding zinc metallopeptidase has translation MFFFDQTYILIIIGVILSGIASSFVKSTYEKYSSINNSKGYTATEVSRLILDNAGLQHVKIEAVSGDLTDHYDSHADILRLSDSTRQSQSVAAIGVAAHEVGHAIQDQKNYIPLKLRSALVPATNFGQKISFPLILLGVIFSYNQTLINLGIVFFSIALIFQIVTLPVEFNASNRAVAILRDHQILNATEVSQAKKVLSAAALTYVAAAIASFLQVLRLVLLFGGRRNN, from the coding sequence ATGTTTTTCTTTGACCAAACATATATTTTAATTATTATCGGCGTTATTTTATCTGGAATTGCAAGTTCCTTCGTCAAAAGTACGTATGAAAAATATAGTAGCATCAACAATTCAAAAGGCTACACTGCGACTGAGGTTTCACGCCTTATCTTAGACAATGCCGGATTGCAACATGTGAAAATTGAGGCGGTTAGCGGTGATTTAACCGATCATTACGATTCACATGCAGACATTTTACGCCTTTCAGATAGCACACGTCAGTCACAATCTGTTGCCGCTATTGGTGTCGCCGCTCATGAAGTAGGACACGCCATCCAAGATCAAAAAAATTATATTCCATTAAAATTAAGGAGCGCTTTAGTTCCAGCAACAAATTTCGGACAAAAAATCTCTTTTCCTTTGATCTTATTAGGCGTTATTTTTAGTTATAACCAAACGTTGATCAATTTGGGAATTGTTTTCTTTTCTATAGCTCTGATTTTCCAAATAGTCACATTACCAGTTGAATTTAACGCTTCTAACCGGGCAGTCGCTATTCTAAGAGATCACCAAATTTTAAATGCTACCGAGGTTTCACAAGCTAAGAAAGTTTTAAGTGCAGCAGCCCTTACTTATGTTGCGGCAGCCATTGCTTCTTTCTTACAAGTTCTCAGATTAGTTCTATTATTTGGCGGTAGAAGGAACAACTAA
- the cbpA gene encoding cyclic di-AMP binding protein CbpA, whose product MLIKSLCIPKNKLTTVSETVTLEEAIHILEESGFRCVPILDESGTIFRGNIYKMHIYRHKANGGDMNLPVTHLLKNATKFISINASFFKVFFSIKELPYISVLDDDNRFYGILTHSSLLNMLQQSWNVNTGSYVLTIASTGHKGDLANMAKIISRFCSISSCITLDVEHDDLVRRTMITLESGVTKDVVKQLTSSLSKKGFRVVEVEDLKNAV is encoded by the coding sequence ATGCTTATAAAATCACTTTGTATTCCTAAGAATAAACTAACTACAGTAAGCGAAACCGTGACACTTGAAGAGGCTATTCATATTCTTGAAGAGTCTGGATTCCGCTGTGTACCTATCTTAGATGAATCTGGAACAATATTTAGAGGAAATATTTATAAAATGCACATTTATCGTCACAAAGCTAATGGTGGAGATATGAATTTGCCGGTAACTCATTTATTAAAAAATGCCACAAAATTTATTTCTATAAATGCCTCATTTTTCAAAGTCTTTTTCTCAATTAAAGAATTGCCTTATATCTCTGTATTAGATGATGATAACCGTTTCTACGGAATTTTAACTCACAGTTCATTGCTTAACATGCTACAACAATCTTGGAACGTTAATACTGGGAGCTATGTATTAACCATTGCTTCTACTGGCCACAAAGGCGATTTAGCAAATATGGCAAAAATCATTAGCCGTTTTTGTTCTATCTCAAGTTGTATTACATTAGACGTTGAACATGATGACTTAGTTCGTCGCACAATGATCACTTTAGAATCCGGCGTTACAAAAGATGTCGTTAAGCAATTAACCAGCTCTTTAAGTAAAAAAGGGTTTCGTGTCGTTGAAGTAGAAGATTTGAAAAATGCTGTTTAA
- a CDS encoding CdaR family protein yields MEKIYNNPWFMKIVALAFALLLFTYVNSSNNRGQTASNIDGLSAVTSDTILEVPIVVEIDQDNYYVTGFPATVSVEISGPSSIVLNTKTTKNFDIVAADLDSLGVGTHTIELVAEGLSPQLEYKVLPEEVTITIEEKKVETFSVDVEFDDSIIDDEFVAGTPTINYETVELTGTASTIDQIAEVKVVVNEEDGVTEDIVQTLPIIVSDAEGKELDVELNPSEVTVNIPVSPTMKEVPIVLNQTGTTNTNLNYELGISNQADTIVSVQADSELLNSLSSYPVDIDVTDITETTTQLIELPLLDGITTLDPEEIEVTITITEKSSQENEQSTTETNEESSSSSESSSSSESVQNESESSESESSSLDSSMEQSDEASSESSEEVSE; encoded by the coding sequence ATGGAGAAAATCTACAATAATCCATGGTTTATGAAGATCGTTGCTCTCGCATTTGCTTTGCTATTGTTCACGTATGTAAATAGTAGCAACAATAGGGGGCAAACAGCCAGTAATATTGATGGACTAAGTGCGGTGACGTCGGATACCATACTTGAAGTACCAATAGTTGTTGAGATTGACCAAGATAATTATTATGTAACAGGTTTTCCAGCGACCGTATCAGTCGAGATATCAGGACCTTCTAGTATTGTATTAAATACTAAAACGACTAAGAATTTTGATATTGTAGCAGCTGATTTAGATAGTTTAGGAGTTGGTACTCATACAATTGAATTAGTTGCAGAAGGTCTTTCGCCTCAATTAGAGTATAAAGTTTTGCCAGAAGAAGTAACAATAACTATTGAAGAAAAGAAAGTGGAAACTTTTAGTGTAGATGTTGAATTTGATGATTCAATAATCGATGATGAGTTTGTAGCGGGTACACCAACTATTAATTACGAAACCGTAGAACTAACAGGTACTGCTTCTACAATAGACCAAATTGCGGAAGTAAAAGTAGTTGTAAATGAAGAAGACGGCGTCACAGAAGACATTGTTCAAACTCTTCCTATTATAGTTAGCGATGCTGAAGGTAAAGAGTTAGATGTCGAGCTTAATCCTAGTGAGGTTACAGTGAATATACCTGTTAGCCCAACTATGAAGGAAGTACCTATAGTATTAAACCAAACAGGTACTACCAATACTAACTTAAATTATGAATTAGGTATCAGTAATCAAGCGGATACGATAGTTTCCGTACAAGCAGATAGTGAACTGCTAAATAGTTTGAGTAGCTATCCAGTAGATATTGATGTAACAGATATAACCGAAACAACCACTCAATTAATCGAATTGCCTTTACTGGATGGTATAACAACTTTAGATCCAGAAGAAATTGAAGTAACTATAACTATTACAGAAAAAAGTTCTCAAGAAAATGAACAAAGTACTACTGAAACGAATGAAGAAAGTTCAAGTTCGAGTGAGTCTAGTTCATCAAGTGAGTCAGTTCAGAATGAAAGTGAAAGTTCAGAAAGTGAATCTTCTTCTTTAGACTCTTCAATGGAACAATCAGATGAGGCATCAAGCGAATCCAGTGAAGAAGTAAGCGAATAG
- the cdaA gene encoding diadenylate cyclase CdaA: MSIDWSQLVTWRNFINVVDVLVVTFFIYQLIKILRGTRSVQLLKGIAIIMLIKVASFFLGLQTLDWIVDLVIQWSVLAIIIIFQPELRRGLEHLGRGSIFNRTKRKTNPGENLVQQLAKAVQYMAKRRIGALISIQMETELDEFIGTGIALDADISSELLINIFIPNTPLHDGAVIIRDYKLASAASYLPLSESTLISKELGTRHRAAIGLSEVTDAITIIVSEETGGVSVSYKGELLRELSKEDFEKFLSKNLIVTEEKLKKNSLQEMVDSFKKGASK; this comes from the coding sequence ATGTCTATAGATTGGTCACAACTAGTGACATGGCGAAATTTTATTAATGTTGTAGATGTATTAGTGGTTACATTTTTTATTTATCAGCTCATTAAAATTTTGCGTGGTACAAGATCGGTTCAATTATTAAAAGGAATCGCTATAATCATGTTAATAAAAGTAGCTAGTTTTTTCCTGGGATTGCAAACATTAGACTGGATCGTTGATTTAGTGATCCAATGGAGTGTTCTTGCAATTATTATTATTTTTCAGCCAGAATTGCGAAGAGGATTGGAACATCTTGGTCGAGGATCCATATTTAATCGGACAAAAAGAAAAACTAATCCTGGAGAAAATTTGGTTCAACAATTAGCAAAAGCTGTTCAATATATGGCAAAAAGAAGAATTGGTGCATTGATTTCTATCCAGATGGAAACAGAATTAGACGAATTTATCGGAACAGGAATTGCATTGGACGCTGATATCTCAAGTGAGTTATTGATCAATATTTTTATTCCGAATACGCCGTTGCATGATGGAGCAGTTATTATTAGAGATTATAAATTAGCATCTGCTGCTAGCTATTTGCCATTATCTGAGAGCACGCTAATTTCTAAAGAACTAGGAACAAGGCATCGTGCTGCAATTGGGTTAAGTGAAGTAACTGATGCGATAACAATCATTGTTTCTGAGGAAACTGGTGGTGTGAGTGTTTCATATAAAGGAGAATTATTACGAGAATTATCTAAAGAAGATTTTGAAAAATTCTTAAGCAAAAACTTAATTGTTACTGAAGAAAAACTGAAGAAAAATTCTCTCCAAGAAATGGTGGATAGTTTTAAAAAGGGGGCTTCTAAATAA
- a CDS encoding O-methyltransferase, with product MRNEMMYRPVVDKEVVEFLRHAQKPLEGRLGEIERQANKEGVPIIPHETVVFINLLLGQIKPKQILEIGAAIGFSSSLMAQHVGDDGHVTTIDRYDVMIQKAKKNYEELGLTDKITLLEGQAAELLSTLEGPYDFIFMDSAKSKYYDFFPECMRLLKKDGILIVDDVLQGGTILAPKEDIPKNRRTIHRKLNAFLEVVMKHPSLESSIVPLGDGLLMVVKKDDTDFSYMIEDKV from the coding sequence ATGAGAAATGAAATGATGTATCGACCAGTTGTAGATAAGGAAGTAGTAGAATTTCTTCGACATGCGCAAAAACCACTTGAAGGAAGACTTGGAGAAATCGAACGTCAAGCAAACAAAGAGGGTGTTCCGATAATACCTCATGAAACAGTCGTATTTATAAATCTGCTATTAGGCCAAATAAAACCAAAGCAAATTTTGGAAATTGGAGCAGCTATTGGATTTTCTTCAAGTTTAATGGCACAACATGTAGGTGACGATGGCCACGTTACTACGATTGATCGTTATGATGTGATGATTCAAAAAGCAAAAAAAAATTATGAAGAACTTGGATTGACTGACAAAATTACTTTGTTAGAAGGTCAAGCAGCGGAATTGCTCTCAACATTAGAAGGGCCTTACGATTTTATTTTTATGGATAGTGCGAAATCGAAGTATTATGATTTTTTTCCAGAGTGTATGCGATTATTAAAAAAAGACGGTATATTAATTGTCGATGACGTTTTGCAAGGAGGGACTATTTTAGCACCTAAGGAAGACATCCCGAAAAATAGAAGAACTATTCACCGTAAATTAAATGCCTTTTTAGAGGTTGTAATGAAACATCCTTCTCTAGAGTCAAGTATTGTTCCTTTAGGAGATGGTCTGTTAATGGTGGTGAAAAAAGACGATACTGATTTTTCTTATATGATAGAAGATAAAGTATAA
- the glmM gene encoding phosphoglucosamine mutase, giving the protein MGKYFGTDGVRGVANSELTPELAFKLGRYGGFVLTQHAEGEEHPRVLVGRDTRISGEMLESALIAGLLSVGIEVMKLGVITTPGVAYLTRIQRAAAGVMISASHNPAPDNGIKFFGSDGFKLFDATELEIEALLDEDIDNLPRPSAKGLGTVDEYPEGALKYTQFLQQTIPNDLAGLQVCLDGANGATSPLLNRLFADLETEFDVMASTPNGLNINDGVGSTHPEKLAEFVVEKGADVGLAFDGDGDRVIAIDELGNIIDGDKIMFICGKYLQEKGRLKKDTIVSTVMSNLGFHKAIEANNMIALQTKVGDRYVVEEMRKNGYNFGGEQSGHIVFLDYNTTGDGMLSGIQLLNVMKETGKKLSELAAEVQTYPQKLVNIRVSNKNGAMDVPAIKAVIDEVENEMNGNGRILVRPSGTEPLLRVMAEAPSQEKVNLYVDRIASIVIEEIGLAE; this is encoded by the coding sequence ATGGGAAAATATTTTGGAACAGATGGAGTAAGAGGTGTTGCTAACTCTGAGTTAACTCCAGAATTGGCTTTTAAATTAGGAAGATATGGTGGGTTTGTTTTAACTCAGCATGCTGAAGGGGAGGAACATCCGCGTGTTTTAGTTGGAAGAGATACTCGTATTTCAGGTGAGATGTTAGAATCTGCCTTGATTGCTGGTCTTTTATCAGTCGGAATCGAGGTAATGAAACTAGGTGTCATAACAACTCCTGGAGTAGCTTATTTAACGCGTATTCAAAGAGCTGCAGCAGGCGTAATGATTTCAGCTTCACACAATCCTGCACCTGATAATGGCATCAAATTCTTCGGATCAGATGGTTTTAAATTATTTGATGCGACTGAATTAGAAATTGAAGCATTATTAGATGAAGATATTGATAATTTGCCTCGTCCAAGTGCAAAAGGTTTAGGTACGGTGGATGAATATCCAGAAGGTGCTTTAAAATACACGCAATTTTTACAACAAACGATTCCAAATGATCTAGCTGGGTTACAAGTTTGTTTAGATGGTGCTAACGGAGCGACAAGCCCTCTTCTTAATCGTTTATTTGCAGACTTAGAAACAGAATTTGATGTAATGGCATCAACACCAAATGGCTTAAATATTAATGACGGTGTTGGTTCAACGCATCCTGAAAAATTGGCTGAATTTGTAGTTGAAAAAGGTGCCGATGTTGGATTAGCTTTTGACGGTGACGGCGATAGAGTCATCGCAATTGATGAGTTAGGCAATATCATTGACGGCGATAAAATTATGTTTATTTGTGGGAAATATCTACAAGAAAAAGGTCGTTTGAAAAAAGATACGATCGTTTCTACGGTTATGAGCAACTTAGGCTTCCACAAAGCCATTGAAGCAAACAATATGATAGCTCTTCAAACGAAAGTTGGAGACCGTTATGTAGTAGAAGAAATGCGCAAAAATGGCTACAATTTTGGTGGGGAACAATCAGGACACATTGTATTCTTAGACTACAATACAACTGGTGATGGCATGTTATCAGGTATTCAATTGTTGAATGTTATGAAAGAAACAGGTAAAAAGCTTTCAGAATTAGCTGCAGAAGTTCAAACTTATCCTCAAAAATTGGTCAACATTCGGGTTAGCAATAAAAATGGAGCAATGGATGTGCCAGCAATTAAGGCTGTCATTGATGAAGTTGAAAATGAAATGAATGGAAATGGCCGTATTTTAGTTCGTCCTAGTGGCACTGAACCGTTACTTCGTGTAATGGCGGAAGCTCCTTCGCAAGAGAAAGTAAATCTTTATGTTGATCGAATCGCTTCTATTGTAATAGAAGAAATTGGTTTGGCTGAATAG
- a CDS encoding type II toxin-antitoxin system PemK/MazF family toxin produces the protein MVRRGEIYYADLSPVVGSEQGGMRPVLIIQNNVGNHYSPTVIIAAITAKIQKAKMPTHVEISAEEYNLEKNSVVLLEQIRTIDKQRLHEKVTQLDFKMMKKIDDALEISVGLSRQV, from the coding sequence ATGGTAAGACGGGGAGAGATTTATTACGCTGATTTATCGCCAGTTGTAGGTTCGGAACAAGGTGGGATGCGACCAGTTTTGATTATTCAAAATAACGTCGGTAATCATTATAGTCCAACCGTTATTATTGCAGCTATTACAGCTAAAATCCAAAAGGCAAAGATGCCTACCCATGTTGAAATATCAGCAGAAGAGTACAATCTCGAAAAAAATTCTGTTGTTTTATTAGAACAAATAAGAACAATTGACAAACAACGATTACATGAAAAAGTAACTCAATTAGACTTTAAAATGATGAAAAAAATAGACGATGCACTTGAGATAAGTGTTGGATTATCAAGACAGGTATAG
- a CDS encoding Na+/H+ antiporter NhaC family protein yields the protein MKKKVAIGLFIIAFVLFSVNGEFRNTASATGGFGWFSLVPPVVSIILAFISKDVIISLFFGIFAGGFILHLADGSIFYAFVQSFLSIVDYTLYSLADPWNAGIILQVLTIGGLIALMTKMGGAKAIANALSKKAKGPISAQIITWILGIFLFFDDYANSLIVGPVMRPVTDEKKVSREKLSFIVDATAAPIAGIALISTWVGYEVGLIKDGYEAIGQEVNAYSIFVETIPYRFYNILMILFVLCTAVMLKEFGPMLTAERRARKYNQTNEEEINPNAVNEIDEMEPAEGIRLSIWNAIIPIGTLIIVAIVGFYANGYYAILAGENTTLINLLQESPFSFTAIQEAFGASDASIVLFQAALLASIVAMTMGVAQKIFTWGKAVETWINGMKSLIITGAILLLAWSLSEIITDLGTAQFLVSLLSDTMPAFLLPSIIFVLGSVISFATGTSYGTMGILMPLTIPLAAALSPDPEFVIMSAGAVLTGAIFGDHCSPISDTTILSSMGAGVNHMEHVKTQMPYALLVGFITILFGFLPVGLGLPIGIVLPVSMIVIVLAVYFFGKPIEEKK from the coding sequence ATGAAAAAGAAAGTTGCTATTGGTTTATTCATCATTGCATTTGTTTTATTTTCAGTGAATGGAGAGTTTCGAAATACGGCTAGTGCTACAGGAGGTTTTGGCTGGTTTTCGCTAGTGCCACCAGTTGTATCCATTATTTTAGCATTTATTTCAAAAGATGTTATTATTTCATTATTCTTTGGTATTTTTGCTGGAGGGTTTATCTTGCATTTGGCAGATGGATCGATTTTCTATGCATTCGTTCAATCATTTTTAAGTATAGTCGATTATACATTATACTCTTTAGCTGATCCGTGGAATGCAGGAATCATTTTACAAGTACTTACTATTGGCGGATTGATTGCGCTAATGACAAAAATGGGTGGAGCAAAAGCCATTGCAAATGCATTATCCAAAAAAGCAAAAGGTCCTATCAGTGCTCAAATCATCACTTGGATTTTAGGTATCTTCCTGTTTTTTGATGATTATGCAAACTCATTAATTGTGGGTCCGGTTATGCGTCCAGTAACGGATGAAAAGAAAGTATCACGTGAAAAATTATCTTTTATCGTAGATGCTACAGCTGCTCCGATTGCTGGGATTGCACTGATTTCTACCTGGGTCGGCTACGAAGTGGGATTGATCAAAGATGGCTATGAAGCCATTGGTCAAGAGGTCAATGCGTATAGTATTTTTGTTGAAACTATTCCCTATCGCTTTTATAATATTTTAATGATCTTATTTGTATTATGTACAGCAGTCATGTTAAAAGAGTTTGGTCCTATGCTGACAGCAGAAAGAAGAGCACGAAAATACAACCAAACAAATGAAGAAGAAATCAATCCTAATGCTGTAAATGAAATTGATGAAATGGAGCCTGCCGAAGGAATACGTTTAAGTATTTGGAACGCAATTATTCCAATCGGTACTTTAATTATTGTTGCTATTGTCGGTTTTTACGCCAATGGATATTATGCCATTTTAGCTGGCGAAAATACTACATTAATAAACTTATTACAAGAAAGTCCATTTTCATTTACTGCCATCCAAGAAGCTTTTGGAGCATCTGATGCGAGTATCGTATTGTTCCAAGCGGCATTGCTTGCAAGTATTGTAGCTATGACTATGGGAGTAGCACAGAAGATATTCACATGGGGTAAAGCCGTTGAGACATGGATAAATGGAATGAAATCACTCATTATTACCGGAGCAATCTTATTATTGGCTTGGTCATTAAGTGAAATCATAACTGATTTAGGAACTGCTCAATTTTTAGTTTCGTTATTATCTGATACAATGCCAGCTTTCTTATTACCCTCTATCATTTTTGTTTTAGGTTCCGTCATTTCCTTTGCAACCGGAACATCTTATGGAACGATGGGGATATTAATGCCATTGACGATACCGTTAGCAGCAGCTTTGTCACCAGACCCTGAATTTGTTATCATGTCTGCAGGGGCAGTTTTAACCGGAGCAATTTTTGGAGATCATTGTTCTCCAATTTCAGATACAACGATTTTATCTTCAATGGGTGCAGGCGTGAATCATATGGAGCATGTTAAGACGCAAATGCCGTATGCCCTTCTAGTAGGGTTCATTACTATTTTATTCGGTTTTCTCCCAGTTGGGTTAGGACTGCCGATAGGGATTGTTCTACCTGTTTCAATGATTGTCATTGTTTTAGCTGTTTATTTCTTTGGTAAACCAATTGAAGAGAAAAAATAA
- a CDS encoding QueT transporter family protein, with protein sequence MKTKNLVTNAVVAALYVVITALLSVISFGAIQFRVAEMLNHLAVFNKNYIFGIVGGVFISNLFFSTMVAYDIVFGVAHSLLSLLIMSGITRKITNVWAKMSVNTIVFTLGSALIAWELYLALELPFWFSYFTVAIGEFVVMGIGMPIMIYLDKKINFNKRIEA encoded by the coding sequence ATGAAAACTAAAAATTTAGTAACAAATGCTGTAGTCGCAGCATTGTACGTTGTAATTACTGCGCTACTTAGTGTTATATCTTTTGGAGCAATTCAATTTCGAGTAGCTGAAATGCTGAATCATTTAGCTGTATTTAATAAAAATTACATTTTTGGGATTGTTGGTGGAGTGTTTATTTCAAATCTTTTCTTTTCAACTATGGTTGCTTATGATATTGTATTTGGAGTTGCGCATTCATTGTTATCATTGCTTATAATGAGTGGTATAACTAGGAAGATAACGAATGTTTGGGCAAAAATGAGTGTCAACACGATTGTTTTCACTCTTGGCTCAGCTTTGATTGCGTGGGAATTATACTTAGCTTTAGAATTGCCATTCTGGTTTAGTTATTTTACTGTGGCAATCGGAGAATTTGTTGTAATGGGTATTGGTATGCCAATTATGATCTATCTTGATAAAAAAATTAATTTTAATAAGCGAATTGAAGCATAA
- a CDS encoding DEAD/DEAH box helicase, with protein sequence MKFSELGLAPELLKSVERLGFEEATPIQAQTIPLALDGKDVIGQAQTGTGKTAAFGLPMLQKIDVNNRNVQGLVIAPTRELAIQTQEELFRLSRDKKVRVQVVYGGADISRQIRALKDAPHIVVGTPGRLLDHIKRKTLKLGHVETLVLDESDEMLNMGFIDDIETIIHEVPAERQTLLFSATMPPAIKRIGVRFMNNPEHVQIKATTLSDSLIEQFFVRCKDFEKFDIMTRLFDVQTPELTIIFGRTKRRVDELARGLEARGYRAEGIHGDLSQQKRMSVLKSFKTGKLDILVATDVAARGLDISGVTHVYNYDIPQDPESYVHRIGRTGRAGKEGVSVTFITPNEMGYLRVIEDLTKKTITPLRPPTNAEAFEGQIKASIDEVSSIVDANGLDRYEKAAAQLLETYTAEDLAAAFLKNVTKDADEVPVKITPERPLPGRKGGSHGGGGSNRGGSSSKGGYRGGNSRSGKPAERRGGASGSTTGSASGKWNKDSKRSGSDSRRKDSHSKSTDNRRKAGGERKFTIRDKD encoded by the coding sequence TTGAAATTTTCAGAATTAGGATTAGCACCTGAATTATTAAAATCAGTAGAACGTTTAGGATTTGAGGAAGCAACACCAATCCAAGCACAAACGATTCCACTAGCACTTGATGGAAAAGACGTTATTGGTCAAGCACAAACAGGAACAGGTAAAACTGCTGCATTTGGGTTACCAATGTTACAAAAAATTGACGTAAACAATCGCAACGTACAAGGATTAGTTATTGCACCAACTCGTGAATTAGCTATCCAAACACAAGAAGAATTATTCCGTTTGAGCCGCGACAAAAAAGTGCGTGTTCAAGTAGTATACGGTGGAGCTGATATCAGCCGCCAAATTCGTGCATTAAAAGATGCTCCACATATTGTTGTTGGAACACCAGGTCGTTTATTAGACCATATCAAACGTAAAACATTGAAATTAGGACATGTTGAAACATTAGTATTAGATGAATCAGATGAAATGTTAAACATGGGATTCATTGATGATATCGAAACAATCATCCATGAAGTTCCAGCTGAACGTCAAACACTATTATTCTCTGCAACAATGCCACCTGCTATCAAACGCATCGGGGTACGTTTCATGAATAATCCTGAACATGTTCAGATCAAAGCAACAACATTATCTGATAGTTTAATTGAACAATTCTTCGTACGTTGTAAAGACTTCGAAAAATTCGATATTATGACTCGTTTATTTGATGTTCAAACGCCAGAATTAACAATTATCTTTGGTCGTACAAAACGTCGTGTAGACGAATTAGCTCGTGGTTTAGAAGCTCGTGGGTACCGTGCAGAAGGAATCCATGGCGATCTTTCTCAACAAAAACGTATGAGCGTACTGAAATCATTTAAAACAGGTAAACTAGATATTTTAGTTGCAACCGATGTAGCCGCTCGTGGATTAGATATTTCCGGAGTTACACACGTGTACAACTATGATATTCCTCAAGATCCAGAAAGTTATGTCCACCGTATTGGACGTACTGGTCGTGCAGGAAAAGAGGGTGTTTCTGTAACTTTCATTACACCTAATGAAATGGGATATTTACGTGTTATTGAAGATTTAACTAAAAAAACAATAACACCATTACGTCCACCAACAAATGCAGAAGCTTTTGAAGGTCAAATTAAAGCATCAATCGATGAAGTAAGTTCAATTGTTGACGCTAATGGTTTGGACCGTTACGAAAAAGCTGCAGCACAATTACTAGAAACTTATACAGCTGAAGATCTTGCTGCTGCATTCTTGAAGAATGTAACAAAAGATGCTGATGAAGTTCCAGTTAAAATTACACCAGAACGTCCATTACCAGGTCGTAAAGGCGGAAGTCATGGCGGTGGCGGAAGCAACCGTGGTGGAAGTAGCAGTAAAGGTGGATACCGTGGCGGAAATAGCCGTAGTGGAAAACCAGCTGAACGTCGTGGTGGCGCAAGCGGAAGCACAACTGGAAGCGCAAGTGGAAAATGGAATAAAGATTCAAAACGTAGCGGAAGTGACAGTCGTCGTAAAGATAGTCATAGTAAATCTACTGATAATCGTCGTAAAGCTGGCGGAGAACGTAAATTTACTATTCGTGATAAAGACTAA
- a CDS encoding GNAT family N-acetyltransferase, producing MEFEKNGNQFFKNDESGKLIAEVTYVPSGEEKVILDHTFVDPSLRGQGIAEQLVDRVVKEMESEGKKIVPLCPYAKELFDRKPEKYKTIKAE from the coding sequence ATGGAATTTGAAAAGAATGGAAATCAGTTTTTTAAAAATGATGAATCTGGAAAATTAATTGCTGAGGTAACGTATGTTCCATCTGGTGAAGAGAAAGTAATTTTAGATCATACTTTTGTAGACCCATCTTTAAGAGGTCAAGGTATTGCTGAGCAATTGGTAGATAGAGTTGTTAAAGAGATGGAAAGTGAAGGGAAGAAAATCGTGCCACTTTGTCCATATGCAAAAGAATTATTTGATCGAAAACCTGAAAAATATAAAACAATAAAAGCTGAATAG
- the acpS gene encoding holo-ACP synthase — translation MNKKSRNGYVGVLKVIVGIGLDIAEISRIKEAYLKRETFSRRVLTPAEIKIFSGLKGNRQIEFLAGRYAAKEAFSKAMGTGIGKLGFQDIEVIPDSYGKPVITRCPFQGNVFLSITHTDSIVAAQVILEK, via the coding sequence ATGAATAAAAAGAGTCGAAATGGATATGTGGGGGTGCTTAAAGTGATTGTGGGTATCGGGTTAGATATAGCAGAAATTTCTCGTATAAAAGAAGCTTATTTAAAGCGAGAAACTTTCTCTAGACGAGTACTTACTCCAGCAGAAATAAAAATTTTTTCTGGGTTAAAAGGCAACCGACAAATAGAGTTCTTAGCAGGAAGATACGCAGCAAAAGAAGCTTTTTCAAAAGCGATGGGAACAGGAATTGGAAAGTTAGGCTTTCAAGATATTGAAGTTATACCGGATAGTTATGGAAAACCAGTAATTACAAGATGTCCTTTTCAAGGAAATGTATTTCTTTCTATTACCCATACAGATTCAATTGTGGCAGCACAAGTAATATTGGAAAAATAG